The Terriglobales bacterium nucleotide sequence CCGAGAGGCCCTCTTCCGACGACGAAGAGGCTCCGTAGTAAGTAACGTCGTGCGTACGGCGCTCGACTGCGTAGTGACCCTCCTGTTCCCCACAGACTGCCGCCTTTGCGCGCTCCCGCTGAATGTAAGTTCCCGCTTGCCCGTTTGTCCTGACTGTCTCTCCGCGATCGAACCTGTCGAAGGGCATCGTTGCCTGCTTTGCGGGGAAAGACTCTTTTCGGGTGTCGCCCAGACCCTTTGCGGCGAGTGCATGAGGGAAGTGCCGCCTTACGAAAAGGCGACCGCTTACGGCAGCTATGAAGCTGGATTGCGTGAACTGATTCACCTTCTGAAGTACGACCGCGTCATGCCAGCCGCTGACATCCTTGGCCGCATGACTGCGGAAGCCCTTCAAGACATTACCTCCGACTTCGGTTCCGACCTGCCTCTGGTCGTGCCCGTTCCGCTGCACGAAACCAAACGGAAGCAACGCGGGTTTAATCAGTCAGAGCACATCGCGCAGGCGATGGTGAAAGCCAGCGGCTTGAAGCTGGAACTTGCTCCCGAGTTGCTGGAACGGAAGCGTCCGACGGAATCGCAGACAGGATTGACTCGTCAGCAGCGCATCGCCAACATGCGTGGCGCATTTCGTGCCACGAACTCAGTGCAGAAGCGCGACATCCTACTGGTTGACGATGTGTTCACGACAGGCACTACGGTTTCCGAATGCGCCCGTGTTTTGCGCAAGGCTGGTGCCGGAAAGGTTTGGGTAGCGACTGTTGCCCGCGTGTTGAAGGCAGAATCGTCTTTCGCGCGGGTAGAAGGAGAACAAGAGCATGCGCTGGCGATGGCGGCCGGCGCTTATGCGTAGCTTATGCACGCAAAGGGTCATAACACGATCAGGCCACAACCGATCAGCACCGAGCAGTTTCAACCGTTCACCCACGGCGGAAACGGACGCGGCACCATGAATCAACCGGTGCTCGTGTTGAATGCGTCCTATGAGCCGATCAACGTCTGCGCTGCCCGGCGGGCGATTGTCCTGGTGCTGAAGGGCATTGCCATGGCCGAAGAGAGCAACGGCGCGACGATGCATGCCGCGCGCCTGGCGATGCGTGTGCCCTCGGTGATTCGCTTGACGGAATACCGTCGTATTCCGCACCAGACCCGAGCCCTTTCGCGGAAGAACATCCTGCTGCGCGACCGGAACTGTTGCCAGTATTGCGGGACGCCATTACCCGCGAGCGAGCTCACGCTCGATCATGTGATGCCGCGTTCCCGCGGCGGAAGCTCGACCTGGGAGAACCTCGTCGCGTGCTGCCACACGTGCAACCGCCAGAAAGGGAACCGCACTCCGACGGAAGCCGGAATGAAGCTGTTGAAGGAGCCGCGTCCGTTCAACCTGCATACCAGCCGGCACATCATGCGGCTGCTGGGACACTCGGACGATAAATGGAGGAAGTATCTCTTCTACTGAGCGCTCGAGTAGAAACAATTCCTAAGCCTC carries:
- a CDS encoding ComF family protein yields the protein MREVPPYEKATAYGSYEAGLRELIHLLKYDRVMPAADILGRMTAEALQDITSDFGSDLPLVVPVPLHETKRKQRGFNQSEHIAQAMVKASGLKLELAPELLERKRPTESQTGLTRQQRIANMRGAFRATNSVQKRDILLVDDVFTTGTTVSECARVLRKAGAGKVWVATVARVLKAESSFARVEGEQEHALAMAAGAYA
- a CDS encoding HNH endonuclease, whose protein sequence is MHAKGHNTIRPQPISTEQFQPFTHGGNGRGTMNQPVLVLNASYEPINVCAARRAIVLVLKGIAMAEESNGATMHAARLAMRVPSVIRLTEYRRIPHQTRALSRKNILLRDRNCCQYCGTPLPASELTLDHVMPRSRGGSSTWENLVACCHTCNRQKGNRTPTEAGMKLLKEPRPFNLHTSRHIMRLLGHSDDKWRKYLFY